The sequence below is a genomic window from Sorangiineae bacterium MSr12523.
CCTCGCGGGCGCGGGAGATGATTTGGAGGCTCAGGATCGAGTCACCGCCCAGGTCGAAAAAGCTCTCCGTGATACCGATGGATTCGCGCTTCAGGACGGCCTGCCAGATTGTCTGCAAGGTCGCCTCGAGCTCCGTGCGCGGGGCTACATGCTCCGCGGTTTCCAGCTCGGGCTCGGGCAGCGCACGGCGATTCACCTTGCCGTTCGGCAACAGCGGCCATGCGGCCAACACCACGTAGGCCGACGGGACCATGTACGACGGCAGCTTTTGCTCCGCCGCGGCGCGCAGTGCTTCCACGCTTGCATTGCCCGTCGCATACCCCACCAGACGCCGCGACTCCCCTTCCCCTTTCACCTCCGCCACCGCATCCGTCACGCCCGCGCACCCGCGCAGCGCCGACTCGATTTCTCCCAGTTCGATCCGGTACCCACGCAGTTTGATCTGCGCGTCCGCTCGACCCAGAAACTCGATGACCCCGTCCGCGCGCTCTCGGCACACGTCCCCGCTTCGGTACAACCGGCCACCCACCGCGTGCGGATCCGGAACGAACCGCTCCGCCGTCAGCCCCGGCCGCTCCAGGTACCCTCGCGCCACGCTCGCTCCGCCGATGCACAGCTCCCCCACCCCGCCAGCCGGCACCGCATTTCCCCATCGGTCCATCACGTACGACGTTCGCCCGGGGAAAGCCTGCCCGATCGGCACGATCGTCTCGCCCCCATCCTCCCTCTGGGTCCGGTGACGGTGCGATGCCACCGTCGTTTCCGTCGGGCCATACAGGTTGTCCAGCTTCACCGCCGACAGCGGACCCGCGAACCACTGCTGAAGCGCGCCGCCGGCCAGCCCCTCGCCTCCCACCGTCACCTGCCGCAGCTTCGGCAGCGCCTCCGGAAGCCGATGCACCCACTGCTGCCAATACGCCGTCGACACTCGCGCGAACGTCACGCCTTGCTCACGCAACGTCGTCGTCAGCTGCTCCAGCTCCCACGCGTCCTTCCCTCGCATCACCGAGCGCCCGCCGCGCGTCAACACAGGCAGCAGCTCGTGCAGCGACACGTCGAAGTTGATCGTCGACGAGAACAACACACGGTCTTCCGGCCCAATCCCGTACGTCCCCACGAAGTCGTCCACGTGCAGGCTCAGCGACCGGTGGCTCACCCCCACGCCCTTCGGTCGTCCCGTCGACCCCGACGTGTAGATCACGTACGCCAACTGCTCCGGGTGCGGCGTCGGCCACTCCCCATCTGCGGCCTCCCTTTCCACCTCGTCGATCCGCACCACCTCCGCATCGGCAAAACGCCCCGCCGTCGACGCGTCGCACACCACCACGCGAACCCCGCTCAGCATCTCCCGCAGGCGCTCCTCCGGGTACGTCGGATCCAGCGGCACGAACGCTCCGCCCGATTTCCACACCCCCAAAAGCCCCGCCACCAATCCCGCCGAGCGCTCCACGCACAATCCCACGAGCTCGTCGCGTTTTACACCGCGCTTCGCCAGCGCATACCCCACCCGATTCGACCACGTCTCCAATGCGCCGTAGCGCGTGACGACGCCCTCGCAGAAGATCGCCTCGGCCTCGGCGTTCGCGCGGGCGGTGCGAGCGATGCGCTCTTGAATCGCATCGAAGGTATAGACGGGCAGCGGCTGCGCCCGCACTTCGCCAAGGGCCAATTCACCCAGGCGCTGGTTCCCGCCTTCTGCGATCCGAGACAAAACCTCCACGTAGCGCGCGGCGAGGCGTTCGACCCACGCGCGCTCGATTCGCTCGCCGTCCCACTCCCACTCGAGCTCGAGGTCCCGATGCGGATAGACCGTCAAGGTCAGCGGGTAGTGCGTGCGGTCCATCGTGGTGACGTTCTCGATGGCCAGCCCGGCGGCGCGCGTGCCAAGGACGTCGAAGATCGGATGGTTCTCGTACACCAGCACGCTGTCGAAGAGCGGATCGCCTGTGCGGCCGGCCCACTTCTGCACGTCGGCGGCCCGCGTATCCTCGTGCTCGCGCAAGCTCATGGCGCGCTGTTGCACGGTGCGCAGCCATGCATCGAGGCTCACCTCGGGCGACGTCTCCAGGCACATGGGCAGCGTGTTGATGAACAAGCCCACCATGCGCTCCACGCCCGGGAGCTCGGCAGGACGGCCTGCCACCGTAACGCCAAACACGGCTTGCGCCCGGTCCGCGTGGCGCGCGAGCACGATGGCCCATGCGGCTTGCAACAGCGTGTTCACGGTAACCCGCGCGCGGGCAGCCGCCGACTTGAGCGCACCCGAGAGGGAGGCGCCGGGCGCACGGCGCAGGTGGTGCGTCCCCGGCTCCCGGAGTCGAACGCGACCGAATCCCGCGCCCACCGTGGCCGGCGCATCCCATCGCGCGAGCTCGGCACGCCACCACGCTTCGCCGCTCGGACGCCCCTGAAGCCACGCCACGTAGCGACGGTACGGAGGCGCCGGCTCCCTCGGCACCTCGCCCTGCGATGCATGATCCTCGAGGACCTCGGCCACGATGCGCGACGCACTCCACCCATCGAGCAGCGCGTGGTGGTACGTCCACACCAGATCATAGCCACCGTCGGGGCGCACCAACCCCGTGATGCGCATCAGCGGGGCCGCCCCCAGATCGAACCCACGCGCAACGTCGGCGGCGCGGACCTCCGCGACGAGCGTCGCGTACGCATCCATCGAAAGATGCGACGCGTCTCGCTCCTCGTAGGGCAACGAGACCTCACGGTGCACGGTCTGCAAGGCACCTCCCTGGGGCTGCCACGCAAACGACGTTCGCAACACGTCGTGCCGTACGACCGCCGCCTCCCAGGCCTTGCGCAACGAGGTTCGATCGAGCTCACCCCGCAACGTGAGGCAGCCCTGCGAGACGTAGACCCCGCCCGACTCCTCGAAGGCGTCGTGGAAAAGCAGCCCCTCTTGCACCGGTGTCGCCGGATACACGTCCGCCGAGTTCTCGCTCGGAGCTGCCGCCGCACCCTCGCACGGCGCTGCCGCCGCGGCGAGTTCGGCCACCGTCGGATGCTCGAACACCTGTCGCGCCGAAATGGAAAGCCCCGCATCACGCGCCCGCGCGACCAGCTGCAGGCTCAGGATCGAGTCGCCGCCCAGCGCGAAAAAGTCGTCCCCCGTGCCCAGGTCGTCGCGCCCCAGCACACGCTTCCAGATCGCGAGCAGCACCTCTTCGCGCTCCGTGCGCGGCGATGCCGCATCCACCGCGCGGGCCATTTCCGGTGCCGGCAACGCGCGGCGATCCAGCTTGCCGTTCGGCGAACGCGGGAACGACGCCAGGGGCACGAGCACCTGCGGGACCATGTGCGCCGGGAGCACCCGTGCGAGCGCGCGGCGCATCACGTCGGGCTCTTCGCCGCCCACCACGTACGCCGCCAGAAAGCGGCGCTCGCCCTCGCCGTGGAGCATGGCCACCGCGTCCTTCACGCCCGCGAGCGCGCGCAGCGAGCTCTCGATCTCGCCGAGTTCGATCCGGTAGCCGCGCAGCTTCACCTGGTCGTCGAACCGTCCGAGAAACTCCAGGGTTCCGTCCATGCGGCGCCGGCAACGATCGCCGGTTCGGTACACGCGCCCGCCAGCCGCCACGCCGGAGCGTGCAGGCTCCGGTGCGAAGCGGAGCGCGGTCTGCAAAGGCTGACCCGCGTAGCCGCGGGCGAGGCTCGCGCCACCGAGGCATAGCTCGCCGATGCCGCCCGGCGGGACCTCGTTGCCGTCGGGGTCGAGCACGTATGCGCGGCGGCCGGTGAAGCTTTTTCCGATGGGCACCATCGCATCGCGCACGTCGTCCGCGCACGTCGCGTGTGCCGATGTGGAGACGGCGCACTCCGTGGGGCCGTAGCAGTTGTCCAACCGCACCGAGCCAAACGAGCTCGCGCGCCAGCGGCCGACGGCGTCGCCGGCAAGCGCCTCCCCGCCGACGCGCACGCGACGCAGCGATGCGGGCGGCTGCGGCGGCAGATGGTGCAGCCACTGCTGCCAGTACCCGGTGGCCAGAAAGGCGAGCGAAACGCGCTCGCGTTCCAACGTCGCATTCAGCTCGGCCCAACTCCAAATCTCGGGCCCGCGCATGACCAAACGCGCCCCCGCGGCGAGCGCGGGGAAAATCTGCTCCACGGCCGCGTCGAAGCTGATCGTCGAAAATTGAAGCACCACGTCGCGCGGCCCCAGCTCGAAGGCCTCGGTGTAGTCGTCGACGTGCAGCGCCAGGGCGCGATGGGAAATCTCTACGCCCTTCGGCCGGCCGCTCGAGCCCGACGTGAACATCACGTACGCAAGCTGCTCCGGGTGCACCGAAGCGCGGCGCCCCGTCTCCTCATCACCGTCGGCGTCCGTCACGGAAACGAGGAGCCGGCCTTCGAGCACCTCGCGAAGGCTCTGCGCGCTTGCCGCATCGGCGACCACGCACCGCACGTGTGCATCGTCGAGCATGGCCCGCAGCCGCTCCACCGGGTACGTCGGATCCAGCGGAACGAACGCCGCCCCCGCCTGCTGGATGCCGAGCATCCCGGCCACGACGGCCACGGAGCGCCCCACGCATAGACCGACCCGTTCCTCCGCGCGCACGCCGGCGGCCTCGAGCCGTGCCGCAATGCGATGCGACCACGCCCCGAGACGCTGGTAGTCGATGGATGCTCCTTCGCAGGTCACGGCCACGGCGTCGCCTTGCTCGCGAACGCGGTCGGCGAAGCGATCGAGCACGCTGCGAAAGGGCTGCTCCGTCGAGGTCTCGGTGACGCTCGTCAAGCGAAAGCCACCCGGGTGCGTCCCTGCATCGGCCGACGCCTGCTCGAGCAACGCCACGTAGTCGCCAAGCACCTGCTCGGCCACGCCGCCGTCGTACCGGCCCGCGCGGTACTCGAGTGAAAGCGCCAGCGCATCCCCTGACTCGCGCGCGTGCAAGGTCCAATCGAACGGAGCCCCTGCTTCGAGCTGCTCGATCGCCACATCGAGGCCCGGAAGGCGCACCGACTCGATGTCCGGCGGCACGTGGTTGAACACCACGTCGAAGAACGGCGCCGCGCCGTGGCGGCGCTCCGGCTGCAACGCAGCCACCACCCGCTCGAAGGGCACATCCTGGTTCGCCCGCTCTTGCGCCGCGCGCGAACGCACGTGCGCGAGCACCTCCGCGAATGTCGCCGCCGGCGGCACGGTCGCGCGATGCACCACCGTGTTGACGAAGTAGCCCACGAGCCCCTCGGTCTCGGCGCGCCCTCGTCCGGCGGTGGCGACGCCGACGACGACCTCGCGCTCGCCGCTGTAGCGATGGAGAAGCACATCGAGCGCGGTCAGCAGCACCACGGACAACGTCACACCCTCGCGTTGCGCCAGGTGACGCACGGCGGACATCGCCTCGGCCGGCACCATGCGGAGCGCCCGGCCCATCGCATCGCCCTGCTCGAACGACGACCGCCGCCCCGGCGCCTCCGTCGGGCGAACCTCCGCGAGCGCATCACGCCAGTACGCGAGCTGCGCCTCGTGCGCGGCCGCGCGCTCCCACACCGCGTAGTCACCGAACTGGATCGGCAACGCCTCGAGCGGCGCCGCGGTTCCATCCCGCTCGGCCGTGTAGAAAGCTGCGAGCTCGCGCCAGATCGTCGCCACGGACCACCCATCCGCCGCGATGTGGTGCACCGCGAGCACGAGCACATGCTCCTCGGGCGCGAGCCGCACCAAGGCCGCCCGCGTCACCGGACCGCGCTGCAGATCGAACGGCCCCGCGATGGCCGCCTGGACCGCCTCCAAGCCCGCGTCGTGCTCTTCCCATGGCAGCGGCGCGTCCTCCGCGGGCTGCTGCCATGGCACGCCGTCGACCTCTTCGAACCGCGCCCGCAGCACCTCGTGCCGATCGAGCAGCAGCCCGAACGCGGCGCGCAGTGCGTCCACGTCCAGCGACCCCGTGAGCCGCACCGTCGCGCTCAGGGTATACGCCGTGCTCGCGGGACGGAGCTTCCAGAGAAACCACAGCGCCTGCTGCCCGTGCGAAAGCGGGGCGCGCACTTCGGCGCGCCGCAAAATCGGCTGCCTCCGCGGCGTCGATGGCGCCTCGATGCGCGCGGCCTGCGCGGCGATGGTGCGTGCCTCGAAGACCGCCTCCATCGGAAGATCTGCGGGAAAGAGGCCCTGGATGCGCGCGAGCAACCGCGCCGCACGCAGCGAGTCGCCACCCGCTTCGAAAAAGTCATCGTGCACGCCGGGGTTGCGCACGCCGAGGATCTCGCTCCATAGGCTCGCCAGGGCATGCTCCGTCGACGTACGCGGCGGCACGCGCGCCGCTTGCGCGGGCTCCTTCTCGGGACGGTACACGGCGAGCGGCGCGATCGCGCCCGCGTGCCACTCGGGAACGCAGGCCGAGCGGCGCAGTTTTCCGCTCGACGTCCGCGGCAAGGTCCCCGGGCGAAGAAGCAGCCCGAGCTCCACGGGCATCTGGTGCTCGCCCGAAATGGCGCGCGCAATCGCACGCAGAATTTCCTCCGCCCCGCGCGATGCTACCTGCGCCGGACTCGCCTCCACCGCGAAGCCGATGCCCTCGACCCCGTCCACCACGAAGGGAAACACCGAGGCGCGCCCTTTGCGAACACTGGGCACGCGCTCGTGGATCGTCTGCTCGATGTCCTGCGGGTACACGTTCTGCCCCCACACGACGAGCGTGTCCTTCACGCGCCCATTGACGAAAAGGCGTCCGCGCTGCACGAAGCCCAAGTCGCCCGTGCGCAGGAAGCGCTCCTCCGAGCCATCCTCGTGCACCACGGTGTGAAACATCGCGGCGGTCGCCTCGGCATTCTGCCAATAGCCGCCGGTGACGCTCGGACCCGAGACCCAAATTTCGCCGGTGCTCCCCTCGTCGCATTCATGCCCGGTCACCGGATCGGAAATGCGCACGCGATGGCCTTGCACCACGGGCCCGCACTCGACGAGCGATCCGCCCAGTGGAAGCGGCGCCGCACGCATCCCCGAGCCCGCCGGCGACACGGACACCACCAAGGTAGCTTCCGCGAGACCGTACGCCGGTGCCAGCGCGCGCGCTGCGAAGCCGCAGGGCTCGAAGCGTTGCGCGAAGGCCTCCAATGTTGCCGCGCGAATGGGCTCCGCGCCGCAGAACGCCACGCGCCAGCGACGCAGATCGAGGCCGGCCAGCACTGCGTCCTTCGCGCGGTCGACGCAGAGCTGGTAGGCGAAGTTCGGACCGCCTCCGACCGTGCCTCCGTATTCCGTGATGGCCTTCAACCAGAGCATGGGGCTCTGCATCACCCGATGCGGCGACATGAAGACGAACGGGATGCCCGCATGCACGGAGCAGAGCATCGTCCCGATGAGCCCCATGTCGTGGAACAACGGCAGCCAGCTCACCATCACGTCGTCCGGCCCGAGGGCCATCCCGACGGTGAGGGCCGTGCAGTTGGCCATCAGGTTCGCATGGCTGACCATGACGCCCTTGGGCGAGCCGGTGGAGCCCGAGGTGTACTGCAAGAAGGCCGTCGACGCCGGATCGCGCGCCGGAGGCTCCCACGCACTCAGCGCCGGCACATCGCTGCGCACCACCACCGTGCGCGCGCCCTCCAGCAGCGCGGGCTCGAAGTTCGCGAGGTGCGCTTCGCTTGCCGCGTCCACCAGCAGCAGCCGCGGACGCGCATCGCGCACCATGCCCACGAGCCGCTGGAAATGCTGCGCATTGCCGCGGGTCGGCGGGTAAGCCGGAACCGCGATGATCCCCGCGTAGAAGCAGGCGAACATCGACACGACGTATTCGAGCCCGCTCGGCGCGAGGATCAGCGCGCGATCGCCCGGCTCGGCCTGCGCGAGCAGCGTCTCGGCCACACGGCGCGCGTGAGCGTCGAGCTCCGCGTACGTCAGCGGGATGGCCGGTCCTCCCGCATCCGGAATGAACCGCACCGCCACCCGGTCTGGCGTCGTGCGCGCGCGATCGCGCAGCACGCTGCCGAGATCCCGCGGCTCCGTCTTTCGGCGCTGCCGGAAGGGACACACCCCCACCTCGGGCGCGTTCACGTCGTCGATGAAGTACTGCCGCCACTCCAGGTTCGTCGGATCGCCGTACACGCCCATGTCGGGGTGGTGCGGAAAGCCATCCCATGCGAGCAGCCGCCGTCGCACCTCGGCGCGGGCCTCTTCGCCGATGGCCCGCTTGGTCACTTGGTCGATGAACACGGCCCGCGGCTGGAAGAGCATCACGATGCCCGGTCCCAGGTTGCGGCTGCGCCGGTTCTCGTACGACGGGCTGCACCCCACGACGAACATCTGCTGGCCGAACGCGGAAAACTCCCACGCCGGATCCGACGGATCCACGTCGAGCTCCAACTCGCCCGCGGTGTCGGCGTCGTGCAAATGCTGCAGCACCTTCCAGCAGAAGGTGCGGTACGCCGCGTGGTCCAGCGGCTCCTCGGTGGGTTCGAAGAACAGCGCGAAGTTGCTCCGCTGATGCTGCGGCATCCGCGACAGCTCGGAAAAATGCGCCGTCGTCGCCGCGAGGTGCGACCAATCGTCGCCGTTCACGAACGCGTAGAACATCTCGCCGCGGCGTTCCGCCGTGGTCCCGAAGAAGCAAGGAAACGCGGGATCGATGACGTTCTTGCGGAACGCTTCGTACGACCGCACGAACCACTCCGGCGGGTTCTCGATCCCCAGCCGTTCGCCGACGATCACACGGCTCGTCCAGGAACTCGGGGCGGGACTCCGCCTTCGCGGCGCGCCCTCTTTGGTGCTCATCGACATGATGGATGCCTTTTTTTCCTCGCCGCAACGTGGCGATGGACGCGAAAGAAGTAGGCGCCGGCTCAGATCCGTATGGCGGCGCCGCGCGGATCCAAGTCCGCGACGAGAGATTGCACCCAGTCTTCGGGAATGATCGGCTGGTGGTAGACGCACTCGTCCGACTCGATGGACGAGCCGTGCAAGCGCCCCATCGGCACGAGCACCATCTCCCCCGGAGCTAGCCGCAGCTCCATGCCGAGGTTGCCCCAGAAGATCATGTTGCCCGTCTCGATGACCACGAGGCGGTGGTCGTCGTGCACGTGCGTGGTGGAGCACATCTCGCGCGGCTCCACGAAGGTCTCGCGGTCGATGTTCGGCCGCTCGGCGCGAATGCGGGCGTCGATGCGGTGGGCAATCTCCTTGTAGACGTCCATCGACGAGAGCCAGCGGAACTGCTCACCGAGGTTGCGGCGCACGGAGGTACCGAGGACTTCCGCCATGCCGAGACCTCGCTCGACCTCATCGAGACCGCGCGCGCCCCACCGGCGTTCGACGATGTCCAAGGTCTGCTCGAAGCGGTGCGCCAGGTCGTCAACGAGGGAGTGTGTCATTCCATCATCGTTCACGTCATTCGCGCCCTCCAGCCCAAGCTTGGCGCCTGCCATTCCCGTGAGGCATCCGAAGGCGACCCACTCCGCCTCGGCGGCGAAGGCCGCACCGTAGAGGCGAAGCGCGCGATCCGGCCGACGCGCGAGCGCGTGAAGGAAGTTGCACGAGGCGAGGCTCGTCGACAGGTAGAATTGCCAATACGAGTGCTGCTGGCGTTTGACACCGCAGCGGTTGGCGAGCCGGCGCACGTTCGCATCGGACGGCGCATGCGTGACCAAGCGCGGTGCGAGGCTCGGGCCGAGCGGCTCGAAGAAGCGCGAGGCGGTCGCACGGGCGAGGGCGGCGCGCTTCGAGGCCGCGAGCGCCCACGTCTGAATCAGCGCGAAACGCGTGCCTTCTTCGACGTACCCCGTTTCGGCGAAGCGCCCGAACACCGAACCCCAGAATGCGGCCTCGGTGCGGACCAGCACGCGCAGGCGATTCAGAAGCTCGTCCTTGCGTGCCACGCCCGTGCTGGAAGGGGCCTCGCGCTCGAGGAAATCGAAGGAGAACGCCTCCAAGAAGGGCAAAATCTGCGCGCCGAGCATCCGGTGCTCTTCGTCGTAGAAGCGCGCGACGCGATCGAAGCTCTCGGCCGAGCCATCGCGGGGCAGCCCGGCGATGCCCAATTCGTGGATGGAAAGCAGGATGCGCTGCGAGGCGAGAAACGGAAGCTGCGTCACCGTGTCGGGCGTGACGGGCCGCGAAAACTTGATGAACGAGAGATCCTCGGGCCGAGCAGCGCGGCGGTGAAACTCGTCGTCGAGCTCCAGCTCTTCGACCATCGCGCTGCGCAGCGCCTCGTGCGCGGCGAATTGACGGATGCCCTCGGTGGCGCCGCGCGCATGGCCATCCCAGTCGTCGAACGCGAACGTCCTCTTCGGACTCTGCGGATCGGCGGAGCCCACGTCAGGACATCCTGCTCTGACGTTCGGCTTCCTCTTGGGCCAGCGCTTTGCGAAGGCTCAGAGGGCGCATGTCCGTCCAAGTCACATCGATGTACGCGAGGCATTCGGCCTTTTTTCCCTGCTTCCCGACGGCCTTCCAGCCCGCGGGAATCGGCTTGTAGCTCGGCCAAATCGAGTATTGCTCTTCGTCGTTCATCACGACGTCGAACGTCGTGTCGTCGTCACCCCAGCTCATGGCAGACCTCCACACTTATCTGGCTGTGGAAATGTCTTTTAGACCCTCTTGATAATGATTCTCAACTTCTTTTCGGTTGGGTTGACCGTCTGTAAGGTGCAGACCATGTGGTCAGCGCACGTCAGCTGCGATTTTGACGAAGAATTGGCGTCCCGGACGCTGCGCCCCGAAGATGTCGAACACACGCGCATCGGTCAGGTTGTCGACTTCGAAGGTGCTCGCGACACGGGTGTCCCCTGCAAAGACAGCCCATGTGACTCCGGCGGCGTGCGTGACCTGCGCGTCCACGACGTCTTTGAATCCGGTGGCGCCCTGGCTTTCCCACGCGCGAAAGAAGGAGTGCACGTAGCGACCGACGTAGTACGGCTCGACGGAATCGTTGGGGCCGGGAAGCCCGCGAAAACGGAAGCGCGCGCCCCAACTGCCGAAGAAATACGGCCGGGCGACCACGCGATCCCCGTTCTCCGGAGCGAACGGGCCTTCGGTGGCCGTGTTGCGAAAGTCGTTGTACGTGACGGATCCGTCGAGGGTGACGAACCTGCCGGGAGCCGTCCACGCACCGCCGGCTTCGACGCCGATCGCGCGCGCCGCGAAGATGTTTTGGTACGTGGTTTGAATCGTCGCCGGGAACACGTTGATCAGGTTGTCGGTGTCGCGAAAGAAGCCGTTCACGTCCAAGGTGATGTCGCCGATGCGCTTGCGGCGTACCTCGATGTGCGGGCCAACGTTGATGTTGTGGCTCTCCTCCGGCTCGAGCTGCGGGTTTGCCTTGATGAGCGCGCCGTCGCCGAAGGTCTCGTCGGGGCTGGGTAGGCGCGTGGCCCGCTCGTACGAGGCCTTGGC
It includes:
- a CDS encoding MbtH family NRPS accessory protein yields the protein MSWGDDDTTFDVVMNDEEQYSIWPSYKPIPAGWKAVGKQGKKAECLAYIDVTWTDMRPLSLRKALAQEEAERQSRMS